From Xanthomonas citri pv. mangiferaeindicae:
AGCTGGATCCTGTCCTCGCTGCGCACCTCGGTGGGCTTCGCGGTGGTCGGCGCGATCATCGGCGAGTACCTGGGCGCCTCGGCGGGCCTGGGCTACCTGATCGCGCAGGCCGAAGGCAACTTCAATGCGGTCGGTGTGTTCGCCGGCATCATCCTGCTGGCCGCGTTCGTGCTGATCATCGACGCGGTGCTCGACGTCGCCGAGAACCGCTTGATCACCTGGCGTCCGAACGCCTCTCGCGAAGCCACCAGCTGAGCCTCGTCGCCTGGCGCAGTGCGCCGGGCGGCCCATCGACACCCGTTCCCCACGTCCGGGTGCTTTGCGCCGGTCGCCGCGCTCGCGGCACCGGCGCCTCTTCCCATCCGTCCTGTCTGCCGCGGTCGCGGCAGGCCCGCCTGCGGCCGTCCGCCGGCGCTGGCCGGCACTCGCCGTCCGGCCGCCGTGTGCACCGCCGCGCCCGGAGATCGCCCCATGCCTCGCATGTCCCGCCCCCGCCCCACGTTGCTGGCCACCGCCGTCGGCCTGCTGCTCGCCACCTCGGCCGCGTCCGCGCAGACGGCGCCGGCCGCGCTGGAGGACCTCGTCCGCCAGCAGGCCGAGCAGATCCGCCGGCTCGAGGCGCGCCTGTCCGCGCTGGAGGCCGGCACCGCGTCCAGTGTGACCGCCGCGCCGCCCGCGGTCGGCGTCAGGGCCACGCCCGACACCGAGGCCGCGCTGGCCGATCGCGTGGCGAAGATCGAAGCCGCGCAGGCCAAAGCGCCGGCGGTGGGCTGGTCGAAGGGCGCGCCGCAGTTTGCCAGCGCCGACGGGCAGATCACGTTCCGGCCGCGTGGCCGGGTCTTCATCGACACCTCCAGCACGCACGGCTCCGATTTCGAGGCCCGCAACATCACCGGCACCGAGATCCGCTCGGTGCGCCTGGGCGTGGAGGGCAGCTACGGGCAGCTCGGCTACGCGGTCGAAGGCGATTTCGCCGACAACGGCGTGGCCTGGAAGTCGGCCTACGTGACCATTGGCCACACGCTGTTTGGTCGCGAGGCCGAGCTGACGGTGGGCAATCGCCTCAACGACCGCGGCATCGACGGCGCCAGCGGGACCGGCAACACCCCGTTCCAGGACCGCAATGTCGTCGGTACGCAGATCGTGCCGCAGCGCGGGCTGTTCGGCGTCGGCCTGACCGAGCGCGTCTACGGCGAGGACTGGCACGCGAGCCTGTCGATCGCCGGCAACGACCTCAACAACGTCGGCGACAGCGACGATTCGATGACCCTGGCCGGCCGCGTGCACTGGAACCCGGTCAAGGGCGAGGGCGGTCTGCTGCACCTGGGCGCCTGGGGCTTCTACGAGGACATCGCGCCGGGCAGCAGCGGTGTGTTCCGCAGCTCGGCGATCGCCGGGCATCTCAACGATCTGGTCAAGATCGCACCCGGCGTATTGCCAGGTGCCGACCACGGGCAAGGCTACGGCGTGGAACTGCTGGGCGTGCGCGGGCCGTTCTGGGGCTATGGCGAATGGGGGCGGCGCGAGGTCGCCGGTGTCGGCGGCACAGGGCGCTTCGACGTGGCGCATGACGCCTGGGCGCTGTCGGCCGGCTGGTTCCTGTCGGGCGCAAGCCCGGCGTTCGCGGCCAAGACCGGCACCTGGAGCCGCGTCAAGGTCGCGCGGCCGGTGACCGCGGGCGGGTGGGGCGCATGGGAGCTCAAGGCGAGGTACGAGAACGTCGACTACGGCGAGCTGCCCGCCGGTGGCACCGGCGACGCGCTGACGGTCGGCGTGAACTGGTACCTCAACGATTTCAGCCGGGTCATGCTCGATGCGATCCGCTGGGAGACCGACAACCGCAGCGGCGACTACCGCGGCGAGGATCGCGGTACGACGCTCAACGCGCGCTTCCAACTGGCGTTCTGACGCGAACGGGCCGCGGTTCGCAGCGTGCCGGACCGGCGGACCGGTGCGCCGGTTCTCGCTGGTCTGAAGGGTGAGCTGGTATCGGAAGCCCGTTTTCGCCGGCGCGGTGCCCACCGAGTTGCCCGTAGACGGAAAAGGGAAAGGCGGCCCGTCGGGGCGGCGTCCAGGCATCCCGTTTACCGGCGCGGGCTGGAGTATGCGCAGTCAGGTATGTACAATGCGCGCATACTTTCCAGGAGGCTCGCCATGGAAGCCACCGTCGCCGAGCGCGGCCAGATCACCCTGCCCAAGCCGGTGCGCGATGCGCTCGGGCTGAGCAAGGGCACGATTCTGAAGGTCGAACTGGAAGGCAGCCGGATCGTGCTGCGCAAGAGCGTCGACGATGCCGTGTCGCGCGCGCGCGGCCGCTTCAAGCTCGAAGGCTTCGATGACACCGATGCGGCGATGCGCGCGGTCCGCGGCCAAGCGGCCGACACCCCTGATGGCGACGCCACGCCGTGATCGCCGTCGACGCCCCGGTGCTGGTGGACCTGCTGGCCGACGGCCCGCAGGCCGACGCCGCCGAGGCCTGCCTGCGCCAGTACCTGAGCGCGGGTCCGGTCGTGGTCTGCGACGTGGCCCTGGCCGAGATCTGCGGCGCGCTGCGTGACGGCGCCGAGACCATGGCCGTGCTCGAGGACATGGGCGTGCGCTTTTCGGCGATCGAGGCCAAGTCGGCGCTGCGCGCCGGCGAGATGCAGCGCCGTTCCTGGCAGCGCGGCGACACGAGCGGCCGCGCGGCGCGGGACTTCCTGGTCGGGGCGCACGCACTGCTGCAGTGCAATGGCCTGATCACGCGCGATGACGCGTTCTTCCGCACTTATTTCAAGGGTCTCAAGCTGATCGTACCGTCGGCCTGAGACCGGTTCTCCCGGTACCGCAAGACTTTTGGAGTTGCCCGCATGTTGGAAGCCTACCGCCACCACGTTGCCGAGCGTCAAGCGCTGGGCATTCCGCCGCTGCCGCTCAACGCGCAGCAGACCGCCGAGGTCGTCGAACTGCTCAAGAACCCGCCGGCCGGCGAGGCTGAGTTCCTGTTGGATCTGCTCACCCACCGCGTGCCGGCCGGCGTCGACGACGCCGCCAAGGTCAAGGCCTCGTATCTGGCCGCGATTGCGCTGGGCACCGAGCACAACCCGCTGATCGACCGCGCGCGCGCGACCGAACTGCTGGGCACCATGCTCGGCGGCTACAACGTCCACCCGCTGGTCGAATTGCTCGACGACGACGCGGTCGGCGCGATCGCCGCCGATGGCCTCAAGCACACGCTGCTGGTGTTCGATGCCTTCCACGATGTCGAGGACAAGGCCAAGGCCGGCAATGCCAATGCCCAGGCCGTGCTGCGCAGCTGGGCCGAGGCGGAGTGGTTCACCAGCAAGCCCGAAGTGCCGGCGTCCATGACCCTGACCGTGTTCAAGGTGCCGGGCGAGACCAACACCGATGACCTGTCGCCGGCACCTGATGCGACCACGCGGCCCGACATTCCGATGCACGCGCTGGCGATGCTCAAGAACAAGCGTGACGACGCGCCGTTCGTGCCGGAAGAAGACGGCAAGCGTGGGCCGATCCAGCTCATCGCCGATCTCAAGCAGAAGGGGCACCTGGTCGCCTACGTTGGTGACGTGGTCGGTACCGGTTCCTCGCGCAAGTCGGCGACCAACAGCGTGCTGTGGTGGACCGGCGACGACATCCCCTACATCCCCAACAAGCGTGCCGGCGGCGTGTGCCTGGGCGCGAAGATCGCGCCGATCTTCTACAACACGATGGAAGACGCCGGTGCGCTGCCGATCGAGCTCGACGTCTCGAAGATGGAGATGGGCGATGTGATCGAGCTGCGCCCCTACGAGGGCCGCGCGCTGAAGAACGGCGAGACGATCGCCCAGTTCGAGGTCAAGTCCCAGGTGCTGTTCGACGAGGTGCGCGCCGGTGGCCGTATCCCGCTGATCGTCGGCCGCGGCCTGACCGCCAAGGCGCGCGAGTCGTTGGGCTTGGCCCCGACGGACCTGTTCCGTCTGCCGCAGCAGCCGGCCGACAGCGGCAAGGGCTTCTCGCTGGCGCAGAAGATGGTCGGCCGTGCGATCGGTCTGCCCGAAGGGCAGGGCGTGCGTCCGGGGACGTACTGCGAACCGAAGATGACCTCGGTCGGCTCGCAGGACACCACCGGCCCGATGACCCGCGACGAGCTCAAGGATCTGGCGTGCCTGGGCTTCTCTGCCGACCTGGTGATGCAGTCGTTCTGCCACACCGCGGCGTACCCCAAGCCGGTCGACGTCAAGACCCATCACACGCTGCCGGAGTTCATCTCCACCCGCGGCGGCATCTCGCTGCGTCCCGGCGACGGCGTGATCCACAGCTGGCTCAACCGCATGCTGCTGCCCGACACCGTCGGCACCGGCGGCGATTCGCACACCCGCTTCCCGGTTGGCATCTCGTTCCCGGCCGGCAGCGGCCTGGTCGCGTTCGCCGCGGCCACCGGCGTGATGCCGCTGGACATGCCCGAGTCTGTGCTGGTCCGCTTCAAGGGTGAGATGCAGCCGGGTGTGACCCTGCGTGACCTGGTCAACGCGATCCCGCTGTACGCGATCAAGGCCGGGCTGCTGACGGTCGCCAAGCAGGGCAAGAAGAACGTGTTCTCCGGGCGCATCCTCGAGATCGAGGGTCTGCCGGACCTGAAGGTCGAGCAGGCGTTCGAACTGTCGGATGCCTCGGCCGAGCGCTCGGCCGCGGGCTGCACGGTGCACCTGAACAAGGAACCGATCATCGAGTACATCACCAGCAACATCACGTTGCTCAAGTGGATGATCGCCCAGGGCTATCAGGACGCGCGCTCGATCCAGCGCCGGATCGAGAAGATGGAGCAGTGGCTGGCCGACCCGCAACTGTTGCAGGGCGATGCCGACGCCGAGTACGCGGCGGTCATCGAGATCGACCTGGCCGAGATCCACGAGCCGATCCTGGCCTGCCCCAACGACCCGGACGACGTGAAGACGCTATCGGAGGTCGCCGGCGTGGCGATCGACGAGGTGTTCATCGGCTCGTGCATGACCAACATCGGTCACTTCCGTGCAGCGTCCAAGCTGCTGGAAGGCAAGCGCGACATCCCGACCAAGCTGTGGGTCGCGCCGCCGACCAAGATGGACGCCGCCGAGCTGACCAAGGAAGGCCACTACGGCACGTTCGGCGCCGCAGGTGCGCGGATGGAAATGCCGGGCTGCTCGCTGTGCATGGGCAACCAGGCGCAGGTGCGCGAGGGCGCGACGGTGTTCTCGACCTCGACCCGCAATTTCCCCAACCGCCTGGGCCGCAACTCCAACGTGTATCTGGGCTCGGCGGAACTGGCCGCGATCTGCTCGCGCCTGGGTCGGATCCCGACCCGCGAGGAGTACATGGCGGGCGTCGGCGTGATCAACACGCAGAGCGCGGAGATCTACCGTTACATGAACTTCGATCAGATCGAGGAGTACCGCGAGACGGCGTCGTCGGTCGCTGCCTGATCTCTGAGGTTCCGATCGTCCTGAGCGCCGCGCCCGTGCAGACGGGCGCGGCGTTTTTCTTGTTTGCGGTAGCCGTCGCCGTCCATCGCTGGCGGGACTGAGGACATGCCGAATCGTTGTTTTCGTGCGGCGCAGCATCGTGAAAGAGTGCTGATCACCTCGTTGCCGCAGGAACGCTTGCCCATGTCCACCGCGCGTCTCGCTTCTCCGTCCTGGGCCGTCGCCGCGGCACTGTGCGCTGTACTGCTGGCGGCCGCGCCACTTGCCCGGGCAGATGACGGGGCCGGCTCGCCGCTGCGCGCGTACCTGAGCAACAAGCGGGCGGCGATCCAGGCCCTGCAGGCGCAGGACGCCGCACCCACCGCGCTGCATGGCAAGGTCACCGCCGAGAGCCGCTCGGGCGTGCGCCGGCTGCGCCTGGGGCCGAACGGCGAGTATCAGTCCATCAGCGACAGTGGCCGCGACTATGCCGGCTACAACCTCGGGCGGGGTCCTGGGACTCCCTGGTCGGCACGCTGGCCAGTGCGGTCGCCGACGAGTACATCGTGCAGGCGGCGGTGCAGAACGTTCCGATCGACGCGTTGGACGTGGTGTTCACGAGCGTGCCCGAGCGCAAGAGCGACACCCTGGCCTATCCGAACAACCTGTCCTACGTAGCCTACATCGACTCGCCGGCCGACGCCGCGCAGCTCGAATCGCTCCGCCAGGCCGTCCATGCGCAGTCGGCGGCGATCGATCTGGTGACCCGACCGCAGCAGGTCAGCCATGCCGAGGTGCGCTACACGCACTCGCCGGCGCAGCGCGAAGCCGACCTGCCGCCCGGTCTGCGCGATTTCATCACCGAGGAAAAGCGGCCCGCCGTGCTGGGCAAGCGCGCCCAGGCGGCGGAGCGGACCTCGACGCCGCGCGCCCTGGTCGCGCGTGCACACGTCGAGCCGCATACCGGCCTGCGCCGGGTATTCCTGGGCGAGGACGGCTACCACCAGCAACTGCACGACAGCGCGCCGGACCTGCTGGGGTACGGGCTTGCGCCGACCGTGGAGGAACACCTGCTGGGCGTGACCGCGACCTGCCTG
This genomic window contains:
- a CDS encoding porin, producing MSRPRPTLLATAVGLLLATSAASAQTAPAALEDLVRQQAEQIRRLEARLSALEAGTASSVTAAPPAVGVRATPDTEAALADRVAKIEAAQAKAPAVGWSKGAPQFASADGQITFRPRGRVFIDTSSTHGSDFEARNITGTEIRSVRLGVEGSYGQLGYAVEGDFADNGVAWKSAYVTIGHTLFGREAELTVGNRLNDRGIDGASGTGNTPFQDRNVVGTQIVPQRGLFGVGLTERVYGEDWHASLSIAGNDLNNVGDSDDSMTLAGRVHWNPVKGEGGLLHLGAWGFYEDIAPGSSGVFRSSAIAGHLNDLVKIAPGVLPGADHGQGYGVELLGVRGPFWGYGEWGRREVAGVGGTGRFDVAHDAWALSAGWFLSGASPAFAAKTGTWSRVKVARPVTAGGWGAWELKARYENVDYGELPAGGTGDALTVGVNWYLNDFSRVMLDAIRWETDNRSGDYRGEDRGTTLNARFQLAF
- a CDS encoding AbrB family transcriptional regulator, giving the protein MEATVAERGQITLPKPVRDALGLSKGTILKVELEGSRIVLRKSVDDAVSRARGRFKLEGFDDTDAAMRAVRGQAADTPDGDATP
- a CDS encoding bifunctional aconitate hydratase 2/2-methylisocitrate dehydratase, giving the protein MLEAYRHHVAERQALGIPPLPLNAQQTAEVVELLKNPPAGEAEFLLDLLTHRVPAGVDDAAKVKASYLAAIALGTEHNPLIDRARATELLGTMLGGYNVHPLVELLDDDAVGAIAADGLKHTLLVFDAFHDVEDKAKAGNANAQAVLRSWAEAEWFTSKPEVPASMTLTVFKVPGETNTDDLSPAPDATTRPDIPMHALAMLKNKRDDAPFVPEEDGKRGPIQLIADLKQKGHLVAYVGDVVGTGSSRKSATNSVLWWTGDDIPYIPNKRAGGVCLGAKIAPIFYNTMEDAGALPIELDVSKMEMGDVIELRPYEGRALKNGETIAQFEVKSQVLFDEVRAGGRIPLIVGRGLTAKARESLGLAPTDLFRLPQQPADSGKGFSLAQKMVGRAIGLPEGQGVRPGTYCEPKMTSVGSQDTTGPMTRDELKDLACLGFSADLVMQSFCHTAAYPKPVDVKTHHTLPEFISTRGGISLRPGDGVIHSWLNRMLLPDTVGTGGDSHTRFPVGISFPAGSGLVAFAAATGVMPLDMPESVLVRFKGEMQPGVTLRDLVNAIPLYAIKAGLLTVAKQGKKNVFSGRILEIEGLPDLKVEQAFELSDASAERSAAGCTVHLNKEPIIEYITSNITLLKWMIAQGYQDARSIQRRIEKMEQWLADPQLLQGDADAEYAAVIEIDLAEIHEPILACPNDPDDVKTLSEVAGVAIDEVFIGSCMTNIGHFRAASKLLEGKRDIPTKLWVAPPTKMDAAELTKEGHYGTFGAAGARMEMPGCSLCMGNQAQVREGATVFSTSTRNFPNRLGRNSNVYLGSAELAAICSRLGRIPTREEYMAGVGVINTQSAEIYRYMNFDQIEEYRETASSVAA
- a CDS encoding DNA-binding protein — encoded protein: MIAVDAPVLVDLLADGPQADAAEACLRQYLSAGPVVVCDVALAEICGALRDGAETMAVLEDMGVRFSAIEAKSALRAGEMQRRSWQRGDTSGRAARDFLVGAHALLQCNGLITRDDAFFRTYFKGLKLIVPSA